In Penaeus chinensis breed Huanghai No. 1 chromosome 11, ASM1920278v2, whole genome shotgun sequence, a genomic segment contains:
- the LOC125030739 gene encoding palmitoyltransferase ZDHHC3-like has protein sequence MSKDVNMPVFRRDPCGITCLFLTYTAIFYADYVIVHWVVIQTMSNSLWGALHVLLFNTLVFMTLMAHVRAVFSDPGIVPLPQSRLDFSDMHAGGEKSDDWTVCARCEMYRPPRAHHCRICQRCIRRMDHHCPWINNCVGEWNQKYFLQFLTFVGLMSIYALSLIAYSWIKDCPECSKEMMIKQGRLLHSVILSMESILFGLFVIAIMCDQMQAILSDETAVEQVKRQGPYRAKRPKMALLKEVCGRSHPVLWVFPCTSAPFSSEPSYSLTV, from the exons ATGTCAAAAGATGTCAACATGCCCGTCTTCAGAAGAGATCCTTGTGGCATTACCTGTCTTTTTCTCACTTACACAGCGATATTTTACGCCGACTATGTCATAGTCCACTGGGTTGTCATACAGACGATGTCAAACAG CTTATGGGGTGCTCTACATGTCCTTCTCTTCAACACCCTAGTGTTCATGACACTCATGGCACATGTCCGGGCTGTGTTCAGTGATCCAGGGATCGTCCCATTGCCCCAAAGCAGGCTTGATTTCTCCGACATGCATGCTG GTGGAGAAAAGAGTGATGACTGGACAGTGTGTGCTCGATGCGAGATGTACAGACCTCCTCGTGCTCACCACTGCCGGATTTGCCAGCGGTGCATACGGCGCATGGACCACCACTGCCCTTG GATCAACAATTGTgtaggggaatggaaccagaagTATTTTCTGCAGTTTCTGACCTTTGTTGGCCTCATGTCAATCTATGCACTATCCCTCATTGCATATTCATGGATCAAGGACTGCCCAGAATGTtcaaaggaaatgatgataaagcAAGGGAGACT ATTGCACTCTGTAATATTAAGTATGGAAAGCATTCTCTTTGGCCTCTTCGTCATTGCCATCATGTGTGACCAGATGCAAGCTATCCTCAGTGATGAAACAGCTGTTGAACAG GTAAAACGACAGGGACCATATCGGGCCAAGCGTCCAAAGATGGCTCTGCTCAAGGAAGTGTGCGGACGCAGCCATCCAGTGTTGTGGGTATTCCCATGCACCAGTGCTCCCTTCAGTAGTGAACCTTCATATAGCCTGACTGTTTAA